The genomic region AGCAGCAGCATTGCCGTCAGGCACAGGCGTTTGCTAAGTGTAATGTTCATGGCAAATTCCTTTCAAAATTGGGGTAAAAAAGCGTCACTGCGCGATAAATATTACACCATTCCCGGGTCCGGGAATACCCGGCGGAAGGATATGGATAAGATCTGTGCGTTTTGACGTATCATGTCAGATATCGAAAATGACTAACTGATTGTTATGATTAAAACCACGCTTCTTTTCTTCGCTACAGCGCTGTGTGAAATTGTTGGCTGCTTTCTTCCGTGGCTATGGTTAAAGCGCGGCGCAACAATTTGGTTGCTGTTTCCAGCCGCTCTCGCCTTAGCGCTTTTTGTCTGGTTGCTAACGCTACATCCTGCTGCCAGCGGTCGGGTCTATGCGGCTTATGGCGGCGTTTACGTCTGCACTGCATTGTTATGGCTGCGCGTGGTGGATGGGGTAAAACTTAGTCTCTACGATTGGTCAGGTGCGCTTATTGCGCTGTGTGGAATGCTTATTATCGTGGCAGGATGGGGGCGGACGTAATAATTTCTTTTTGTGAACAATGGGTGATTTTTTGATCGTCATACTTGTATGGTAGTTATATTGTGAATAAATTTCCTGCATCACTAACGGATGTAAGGATAATTTATGGAAAGTGTAGTCATTCACCAGCCAAATAATTTGGTAATAGAACAACGGGTATTACCCGTTCTGGCGAACGGGGAAGTCCGGGTTAAAGTTAAAATGGCTGGAATATGTGGCTCTGACAGCCATATATATCGCGGGCATAATCCATTTGCTAAATATCCGCGAGTGATAGGTCACGAATTTTATGGCGTCATTGATAGCGTTGGCGACGGCGTGGATAACAGCCGTATTGGCGAACGCGTAGCGGTCGATCCCGTTATCAGTTGTGGTTTGTGTTATCCCTGTTCTATTGGTAAGCCGAATGTTTGCACCACGCTAACCGTATTAGGCGTACATCGTGATGGTGGCTTTAGTGAATATGTCACGGTGCCAGCGGCAAACGCTTATTCTATTCCTGATGTAATTAGCGATCGGCATGCGGTAATGATTGAACCCTTTACGATTGC from Citrobacter sp. RHB25-C09 harbors:
- a CDS encoding YnfA family protein, with translation MIKTTLLFFATALCEIVGCFLPWLWLKRGATIWLLFPAALALALFVWLLTLHPAASGRVYAAYGGVYVCTALLWLRVVDGVKLSLYDWSGALIALCGMLIIVAGWGRT